In a single window of the Ancylothrix sp. D3o genome:
- a CDS encoding DUF1257 domain-containing protein codes for MSHFSTLRTKITDAEILKASLRDLGISVKSEADVRGYNGQRVRSDIVAVLEGEYDLGWSRNADGSFDLIADLWGVAKKHNQTELINSINQKYAVNKTLAEVRRPGLQNANVKLVVQK; via the coding sequence ATGTCTCACTTTAGCACTCTCCGCACCAAAATCACCGATGCCGAAATCTTGAAAGCTTCTCTGCGTGACCTGGGTATCAGCGTTAAGAGTGAAGCTGATGTGCGTGGCTACAATGGTCAGCGTGTGCGTTCTGACATCGTTGCAGTTTTGGAAGGCGAGTATGACTTGGGCTGGTCTCGTAACGCTGATGGCAGCTTTGATTTGATTGCTGACCTCTGGGGCGTTGCCAAAAAGCACAACCAAACTGAACTGATCAATTCTATCAACCAGAAGTATGCGGTTAACAAGACCTTGGCAGAAGTTCGTCGCCCTGGTCTGCAAAACGCCAATGTGAAACTGGTTGTGCAGAAGTAA